DNA sequence from the Armigeres subalbatus isolate Guangzhou_Male chromosome 1, GZ_Asu_2, whole genome shotgun sequence genome:
tcttGCGGTCATCTTGTtagcggctttgaagtcgatgaatagatgatgtacATTGTATTCAAGGCATTTCTGCGATATCTGGCGTAcggtgaacacctggtctgGTCCGCCCATAATCCCGCCTGatgctgccccacgaactctcttgcaatagGTATTAGTCGaaggcataaaatttgagagagtacgttgtagacggcgttcagcaatgtttaGCTCTCGTCGCTGATATCTGttgaatagaaaaaaaacatcagAATCGTTCGTAGTACATAAAAGTGTAAACAGAGTTTTTGTCTTTTCTCGTACTACAAAGTTGAACCGAGAGCCTATAGGAAGTATTACTCCAAAACAGAACTTTAGATAGATGgcccggaaacccatagtgttatacaggGGAtgaacaaaataattaggatgggcaaatttttggtaaaattagatgtgttgtaacaaTCTtaattatcatccgattttgacaattcaggcatgcctgaactaaAAAAATTAacgcagtttgacggtatgtccatggaaccgactatggccaccggattccggagatattccgagTTTTTCGGAGGTatgttcaaaaccgtaaatttgtggtgggtattaggagaagttgtggttaaaaattgaataatattactaaccacaaatgaagtagggctcttactgattggaaccatatattaagatttggaatcggaccagaatcaagtgagatatggccatttctttaaaatcggttcctatcgatacttatcaaaggggtcaggccacaacttcatttgaatctcgctttttgatagatggtccactatgattttattctagaaggcctctaatgtgtcaaaaaatgaaaatccaattGAATAAaaggatcctggagtcgctgggatgtctccggggaacctgtgaatggggacatttaagttttagcaccaaaatcagtcattcgacggctcttttttcatggttttcgatcaggaagcgaagtatgaatataaaatggttcattgacggatctgaccgcttccaggatcaacggattggccccggggaacctattgaaggggacattttagttttaccaccaaaaccagtcgttcgacggctcttttttcatggttttcgatcaggaagcgaagtatgaatataaaatggtccattgacggatctgaccgctttcaggatctacggattggccccggggaacctgtggaaggggacattttagttttagcaccaaaaccggtcgttcgacggctcttttttcatggttttcgatcaggaaacgaagtatgaatataaaatggtccattgacagctctgaccgcttccaggatctacggatttgCCCCGgtgaacctgttgaaggggagattttaattttaccaccaaaatcagtcattcgacggttcttttttcatgggtatcaatcaggaagcgaagtacgaaTATGGAAtagaccattgacggctctgaccgcttccaggacctacgcaTTGCCCCCGAGGAAACTGTGGAAgaagacattttagttttagcaacaataccagtcattcgacggttctttttcatggttttcgatcaggaagcaaagtatgaatataaaatggtccattgtcggctctgaccgctgAGATGGGTGTTCAAGCcattttcaaggaattttcaTTGGAATCTGGCAGAGTGTAAAGTGACTTTGGTGACttaaggtcgaaaaaagagacttttagtTACTAACTCGAAAAAGTGACCAATCCAAGTACCACCAAGCATTACAAAATTGCACATATATAAATCATAAAGCTAAATACTAATTGCATtaaatcagttttaacgatgttAAGTTGCTTTTATTTATAAACTGAcagacaacgatactctaaatcagcaGCAAAAAGCAGCGATGTATTActgatgctttatttcaacatgtcaaagtaatgaaccattaaccttcggggactcgcgccgttgtaaaaagtacagcACCATCGAAAAAAGAAGGCTTCTCGTTCACAACAGAAGCGGGACTGCGTGAGCGGTCCAGATCAAGCGAGTCCCGGAGGGTTAATTCGGTTTTATAAGGTGCCCTTTCCCCCCAAGaaacaatttttaattgaaGAAATGTCTCATCAAACTACCTTAATAAGCTAAATGTTTGACAATAGCTGTGTTGATGTAGATGTAAACTGCTTCACAAATACTGTTCGCCCAAAAGTGGagacataattcaacaacaGATGATACGTGGTTGTTGAAGCGCTGAACGTTTGCTGTTTATTTTATGAATATACCtgttaattattttttcacaacTTATTGCACGGCGTTGCTGACGCCTTATGAACAAACACTTAGCGAACAAAGTTGTACAGCAAGTTGCTTTTCCATTGGCATACAAATATGGAATAAGCACTTACAAACAATTGATTAATTTTCAAGTTAATAAGCCTTATTTAGATGTTTTGAAGTTCTTCTTCAACAATTAACAAACTCTTTTTAATTACTGCTGTTCTTTGATTGTAATCAAAATGTTGAATATGATTTTATAACCCATGTTATTCAATTATTGAttgttaaataattgctaaGAAACATAGCATCAACAATTATTAAAACTATCATTTAcaaaaaaagtcaattattttcATAGCCTGCGTTTTTGTAACTACTTTGTAATTACTAAACTTATGaaccactgaagaaatttttcaataacCAAATGTATCGCAATCTCCACCGATGACTAGGCTCGATCTCCAGATCCTTTGATTCACTGCTGTCTGCATGCGTCCAACACCATCCTTGATGACATCTGGTAGAAAGTTGAAAGTAGTATTTAAAGTTTCAATTTATGAGCTGAATTATTCGATGTAGCCATATTTAAAAGACATCACAACAACTGctttattcaattgtttcttgaCTTAAGAGTTAATGGAATCACAGAGTGTTAATGTTTGAACAAATATCGAATTAAACATTTCATCAATATCAATGGTGGCGATGCTCTTACTAAATTTAACATAAGCTGAATAAGCACATCTTAAACCATCTGGTAACACTGCTTCTTTGAATCGGCACCAAACTGTCAActcatctaaaaaaaaaaacaatttgtaaGTAAATTTCGACAGTACCGGtgcaaattttctattttccacctcttttttcaccaaaatgagCAAAGGTATGTATTTTTAATGTTGTAAAAATGCTCCTCCGATTGAAGAACATTGTTTGTCCTTGCAGGAGATTATTTCTTGGTGGTGCAAACCATCGAAACTGGTAAGCCAGTATTAACGGTAGTGCCACATAAATGGGTTTGCGGAAATACTCTTTTGTGGCCCAACAAGCAAGCAAACGAGCTCCGTAAAAATGCAGCATCAACACCATCGCCTTCGTGGATAAAAATGTCTTGCTCGATCAAGCGTAAATTTATCCCTACATTCTCTGAGGCTGAGCAAGAGGCTGACGATCTTTCTGGCCAATCTACGGATGCATCGGACTTTGTTGTCAAGCGCAGAAAAACTGCCAAAACAGCCTCGATTAAAAAACCGCTTGATCTGAATCATATGATAAATGACAATCGTAAGTAAACCTAAACATTCAATCCTTCTTCGTACAGTTAGTTTTATTAGTTttatattaatttgaaaaaaatatttccagaagTATTGGAGCAAGCAACACAGTCTGTCGCACAGAAACATCCTTCGAATGTTGTGTCCACTGATCCGCGTGTATCCGTTGTCGCCCAGCCAGTCGAACAGATTTACTGTCATCCGGATATGAATAATTTGCTGGAAAAAACTCAAGGACCTGGGCTGATTTCCCAATCTGCACCTATAACAGATGCGTCCAACACATTAGTGGCGCCGATGGATACAATGGTGACGGAAGGATACGTTGTAAACATTCAGCAGGTAAGATAGCATTTAATGAAGGGTGAAAATTTGTGCCACAATGCAACCGAACATAGTTTAGTATGTAGTACTACATTGTTTAACCTTCAGGGCCTTAAAATCAAAACGTATGGCATTTAATCTCAAGTtatcccataagcaaaattagtTTGCCAGCAGCTATTTAGGTAGCACTATTTGCGTATCCGAAAGATTTTTCATAAATCCACAATTTGTAACATTTCACCCAAAACGGTATTACCTATTGTATTACCTCT
Encoded proteins:
- the LOC134218484 gene encoding uncharacterized protein LOC134218484, which encodes MSKGDYFLVVQTIETGKPVLTVVPHKWVCGNTLLWPNKQANELRKNAASTPSPSWIKMSCSIKRKFIPTFSEAEQEADDLSGQSTDASDFVVKRRKTAKTASIKKPLDLNHMINDNQVLEQATQSVAQKHPSNVVSTDPRVSVVAQPVEQIYCHPDMNNLLEKTQGPGLISQSAPITDASNTLVAPMDTMVTEGYVVNIQQPDADRIIREVSDKIEQVCTRVATEATNSVLGSIQVMLAKTSMLEMKIDAVSRSNTCLHDQEPSSSFQFSPVTTIEGLDNLEENLENDVYAKQLFAYMKRIIGHSGDDCNGLNIAYGLVDHIFDRKLMLVCSWTGESKGETTKE